The Wansuia hejianensis genomic interval AGAAGAAATCTGGATGTGACCGTAGTGATGGTCAATAACATGAACTTTGCCATGACCGGCGGCCAGGTGGCGCCGACCACCCCGGAGAACGCCAAGACCATGACGACTCCTTACGGAAGCGCGGAACCCAGGTTTGACGTATGTGCTTTGACTCAGGCGGCAGGCGGAACCCATGTGGAACGCTGGACTACCGCACAGCCGGCCCAGTGTAAGAAGGCCCTGGAGCGCGCTCTGACTCATAAGGGCTTCTCGCTGATTGAGATCGTGTCACAGTGTCCCACTCATTTCGGGCGGTATGCATTAAAGACCGGTGATCCGAATGCGGTGATCAAATGGATCAAAGAGAACACCTATACCGACGCGCAGGCAAAGAAGATGGCTCCCGAAGAGCTGGAAGGAAAGCTTCGCTGCGGAGAGTACATTCGTGTTGACAAGCCCATCTATGAGGGCACTAACGATTTGATATAAGGAGGCGAGATAATGGTTACATATCCTCAGAGAATTACTTTGTGCGGCTTTGGCGGGCAGGGAATTATTCTGTCGGCGGTCATTTTGGGAACCGCGGCCGTTACAAAGGGGAATTTATATGCAGTACAGACTCAGTCCTATGGTTCCGAGGCCCGCGGCGGCCAGTGCCAGGCGGAGTTGATTATCGATAAAAAGGCCATCAATTCTCCGGTGGC includes:
- a CDS encoding thiamine pyrophosphate-dependent enzyme; protein product: MSELKVNPRRKYLRPEKLPHFFCSGCGCGQVLNYYMQALEELDMDPRKMVHVAGVGCTARIPVYIKTDMFHGVHGRTLAWATGVKMMKPDVPVVIFAGDGDIASIGGNHLIHAARRNLDVTVVMVNNMNFAMTGGQVAPTTPENAKTMTTPYGSAEPRFDVCALTQAAGGTHVERWTTAQPAQCKKALERALTHKGFSLIEIVSQCPTHFGRYALKTGDPNAVIKWIKENTYTDAQAKKMAPEELEGKLRCGEYIRVDKPIYEGTNDLI